The proteins below come from a single Felis catus isolate Fca126 chromosome A1, F.catus_Fca126_mat1.0, whole genome shotgun sequence genomic window:
- the AMER2 gene encoding LOW QUALITY PROTEIN: APC membrane recruitment protein 2 (The sequence of the model RefSeq protein was modified relative to this genomic sequence to represent the inferred CDS: deleted 2 bases in 1 codon), producing the protein MQNPMTGAWRERTADESGLARSVSMATSGRGGGGGGGGGGGGDRASAGGCRRKAAAAAGTLAADMDSHCDCAAETPAAEQPSGRINKAAFKLFRKRKSGGAMPSIFGVKNKGDAKGSGPTGMARSRTHDGLAEVLVLESGKKEEPRGGGGGGGGRPGAAAAAAAAAAAAGGAPRAAGPGGGSAAPSAVAKSHSFFSLLRKNGRPDSGRGEPADASRAGGKQKRGLKGLFSSMRWPRKDKRAKAEAKGERAGAPGGLVLPGSLTASLECVKEETPAPAPAPARQPEQPRGDAPPEPAAGCGDIIADPEDEAGPSCDKHAPGPGKPVLSKKNPGVVAYQGGGEEMASPDELDDTYLQEFWDMLSQTEDQGRGPQEAAATAAAAAAAAALDAQVGPETPKDARCAEGAKDVPLGKHRRLNRVPMELHPKEEPKPPEKEQQEGVPNSDEGYWDSTTPGPEEDSAGGGGGGGGQEGGHPRDSYSGDALYDLYSDPDAGPAVVPASEETACLSRLKPVSPVTITCPLRTPGSLLKDSKIPISIKHLANLPSSHPVAHQQPVRSEMPRTKIPVSKVLVRRVSNRGLAGTTIRAAACHDTAKKL; encoded by the exons ATGCAGAACCCGATGACAGGGGCCTGGCGCGAGCGCACGGCTGACGAAAGCGGCTTAGCCCGCTCGGTTTCCATGGCGACGagcgggcgcggcggcggcggcggcggcggcggcggcggcggcggcgaccgCGCGTCCGCGGGGGGCTGCAGGAGGaaggcggcggccgcggccgggACCCTCGCGGCAGACATGGACTCGCACTGCGACTGTGCCGCCGAGACGCCGGCCGCCGAGCAGCCGTCGGGCAGGATCAACAAGGCCGCGTTCAAGTTGTTCAGGAAGAGGAAATCGGGCGGCGCGATGCCCAGCATTTTCGGGGTCAAAAACAAAGGGGACGCGAAAGGCTCGGGTCCGACGGGGATGGCGAGGAGCCGGACCCACGACGGCCTGGCCGAGGTGCTGGTGCTGGAGAGCGGCAAGAAGGAGGAGccgcgcggcggcggcgggggcggcgggggtcggccgggcgcggcggcggcggcggcggcggcggcggcggcggcggggggcgccCCCAGGGCGGCGGGCCCCGGCGGGGGCTCCGCGGCCCCCAGCGCCGTGGCCAAGTCGCACAGCTTCTTCTCCCTGCTGAGGAAGAACGGGCGGCCGGACAGCGGCCGGGGCGAGCCCGCGGACGCGAGCAGGGCCGGCGGCAAACAAAAGAGGGGGCTCAAGGGGCTCTTCAGCAGCATGCGCTGGCCCAGGAAGGACAAGCGGGCCAAGGCGGAGGCCAAGGGCGAGCGCGCGGGGGCGCCGGGCGGCCTGGTCCTGCCGGGCTCGCTCACCGCCAGCCTGGAGTGCGTCAAGGAGGAgacgcccgcgcccgcgcccgcgcccgcgcgcCAGCCGGAGCAGCCGCGCGGGGACGCGCCGCCAGAGCCAGCAGCAG GCTGCGGAGATATTATTGCAGACCCGGAGGACGAGGCGGGTCCCAGCTGCGACAAGCATGCCCCCGGGCCTGGCAAGCCAGTCCTGTCTAAAAAGAACCCCGGCGTGGTGGCCTACCAGGGCGGCGGGGAGGAGATGGCGAGCCCGGACGAGCTGGACGACACCTATCTCCAGGAGTTCTGGGACATGCTGTCGCAGACCGAGGACCAGGGACGAGGGCCCCAGGAGGCAGCGgccacggcggcggcggcggcggcggcggcggccctgGACGCCCAGGTGGGGCCGGAGACCCCCAAAGACGCCAGGTGCGCAGAAGGGGCCAAGGACGTGCCGTTAGGCAAGCACCGGAGGCTCAACCGGGTTCCCATGGAGCTCCATCCCAAGGAGGAGCCCAAACCCCCGGAGAAGGAGCAGCAGGAGGGCGTCCCCAACAGCGACGAGGGCTACTGGGATTCCACCACTCCGGGCCCGGAGGAGGACagcgccggcggcggcggcggcggcggcggc caggaaGGCGGCCATCCCCGGGATAGCTACAGCGGGGACGCGCTCTACGACCTCTACTCCGATCCGGATGCGGGCCCGGCCGTCGTCCCCGCCAGCGAGGAGACGGCCTGCTTGTCCCGGCTAAAGCCCGTGTCCCCGGTCACCATCACCTGCCCGCTGCGCACACCAGGCAGCCTGCTGAAGGACTCTAAAATCCCCATCAGCATCAAGCACCTCGCGAACCTCCCGTCCAGCCATCCCGTAGCGCACCAGCAACCGGTCAGGAGTGAGATGCCCAGAACAAAAATCCCGGTTTCCAAAGTGCTGGTCCGCAGGGTCAGCAACAGGGGCTTGGCTGGGACCACCATCCGGGCAGCGGCGTGCCACGACACTGCCAAAAAGTTGTGA